One genomic segment of Ipomoea triloba cultivar NCNSP0323 chromosome 9, ASM357664v1 includes these proteins:
- the LOC116031010 gene encoding uncharacterized protein LOC116031010: MELCKLLLLLTILAFSLFLSSLATPHASASVEQIGNPKAVLNFVDKASRVDVSSQRGLKLEEDDESVWLLSTRRMGAEEEDYSGTGANTRHDPNPPGNND, encoded by the exons ATGGAGCTCTGCAAACTGCTCCTGCTACTCACTATCCTTGCTTTCTCCCTGTTTCTCTCTTCTCTTGCTACTCCACATGCATCAG CAAGTGTTGAACAAATTGGTAACCCTAAAGCGGTCCTCAACTTCGTAGACAAG GCGAGCAGGGTGGATGTGAGTTCGCAGAGGGGGCTGAAGTTGGAAGAAGACGATGAGTCGGTGTGGCTGCTAAGTACAAGACGAATGGGTGCGGAGGAAGAGGATTATTCCGGCACCGGCGCCAACACCCGCCATGATCCAAACCCTCCCGGAAACAATGATTAA
- the LOC116030991 gene encoding rhodanese-like domain-containing protein 8, chloroplastic, which translates to MSSLALVSLAIPISLARSRSPFAHCISPRLRWVFPASATAAPSSWKCINTCVRSAALPKYPTPGENNKVDDEEYIVVNFYCFVFIHDPQELLAKHLSFMEGRDIHGRIYLNEQGINAQYSGPKKDALAYVEFVKEDQRFSDILVQTSSTFCSHVFPRLKLRYKPSLVQVEGKIADLPLLDTSMRATPLTPSQWKNRLEAVNNVNNSSNVDVNTKSIILDVRNGYEWDIGHFQGAHRPNVDCFRSTSFGLSDSEVLDSDPLAAVDKDKTDILMYCTGGIRCDVYSTMLRRRGFKRLYTLKGGVSNYLKTEGSVGWIGNLFVFDARLSLPPSSYNSEAESEQGRVQEVVSHVKAFAKCYLCDSSVSELRHRNCANIDCNLLFLCCTECLTDLRGCCCLNCTTAPRLRPVLLGHQRYKKWHHYRDLEMQSR; encoded by the exons ATGAGCTCCCTCGCGCTTGTCTCCCTCGCTATCCCAATCTCCCTCGCTCGCTCTCGCTCTCCCTTCGCTCATTGTATCTCGCCGAGGCTGCGGTGGGTTTTCCCTGCAAGTGCAACGGCTGCCCCGTCTTCTTGGAAATGTATCAACACTTGTGTCCGCTCCGCTGCACTGCCAAAGTATCCGACGCCGGGCGAGAATAATAAGGTCGACGATGAAGAGTATATAGTGGTGAATTTCTACTGTTTTGTGTTCATTCATGACCCACAAGAGCTGCTCGCTAAACACCTCTCCTTCATGGAG GGTCGTGATATTCATGGGCGCATATATCTGAATGAGCAGGGGATTAATGCTCAG TACAGTGGACCCAAGAAAGATGCCCTAGCGTATGTTGAATTTGTAAAGGAAGACCAAAGGTTCTCCGATATATTGGTCCAGACATCTTCTACTTTTTGTAGCCATGTCTTCCCAAGATTGAAGCTGCGGTATAAGCCCTCGCTTGTTCAG GTGGAAGGAAAAATCGCAGATCTTCCTTTGCTTGACACATCAATGAGAGCCACACCTTTGACACCATCCCAGTGGAAGAACAGATTGGAAGCTGTAAATAATGTGAATAACTCATCAAATGTGGATGTTAATACAAAGTCCATTATACTTGATGTACGAAATG GCTATGAATGGGATATTGGTCACTTTCAAGGGGCTCATAGACCTAATGTTGACTGCTTTCGGAGCACTTCATTCGGGCTTTCTGACTCAGAG GTCCTTGATTCTGATCCTTTAGCAGCTGTTGACAAAGATAAAACTGATATATTGATGTATTGCACTGGAGGCATCCGCTGTGATGTATACTCCACGATGCTTAG GAGAAGGGGATTTAAGCGGTTATATACTCTAAAGGGTGGTGTCTCTAATTACCTTAAAACTGAAGGTTCTGTTGGATGGATTGGAAATCTATTTGTATTTGATGCGCGCCTATCTCTACCACCATCGAGCTACAATTCTGAAGCAGAAAGTGAACAAGGCAGAGTGCAAGAAGTTGTTTCCCACGTTAAGGCATTTGCAAAATGCTACCTTTGTGATTCAAGTGTTTCTGAGTTGAGGCACCGTAACTGTGCAAACATAGACTGCAACCTGCTTTTCCT ATGCTGTACAGAGTGCTTGACTGATCTAAGGGGCTGCTGCTGTTTAAACTGCACTACTGCCCCCCGACTTAGACCCGTGCTACTAGGACATCAAAGATACAAAAAGTGGCATCACTATCGTGACCTTGAAATGCAAAGTAGATGA
- the LOC116030997 gene encoding uncharacterized protein LOC116030997: MDLACGVLGSEAAIMLQVQKMKGKVGVAVLYHYPCPDGAFAALAAHLYFSSLSSPPPPLFFFPNTVYSPLTPRDLPLSQIDSVYLLDFVGPPAFLHHLSSSVRRVIVLDHHKTALEMLGAGTCVTGNVTKVIDMDRSGATIAYDYFMEKLLTAGNRDTNNAAVDYSTLDQGIHEFRRLRQLFRYIEDRDLWRWKLPDSKAFSSGFDDLKIEFDVRLNPSMFDQLRSLDLESLISQGKVSISRKQKLIDDALDQSFVIALGGGTFGHCLAVNADALFELRSELGNQLAIKSFEMKLRRIGAVVYKVPELENDQVLKISLRSVDIEDTTPISQEFGGGGHRNASSFMLKSAEFEKWKVINSTSEYLVAWPKNSTSECI, from the exons ATGGACCTG GCATGTGGGGTGCTGGGCAGCGAAGCGGCAATAATGTTACAGGTGCAGAAGATGAAAGGGAAAGTGGGTGTAGCGGTGTTGTACCACTACCCCTGCCCCGACGGCGCCTTTGCTGCTTTGGCCGCTCATCTTTACTTCTCCTCCCTCTCTTCTCCGCCGCCgcctctcttcttcttccccaacACCGTCTACTCTCCACTTACGCCCCGAGATCTTCCTCTCTCTCAAATCGATTCTGTCTACCTCTTGGATTTTGTCGGTCCTCCTGCTTTTCTTCATCACCTTTCCTCGAGTGTTCGCCG TGTTATCGTATTGGATCATCACAAAACTGCACTTGAAATGTTGGGTGCTGGGACTTGTGTTACTGGAAATGTGACCAAAGTGATAGACATGGATAGGAGTGGGGCTACTATTGCCTATGATTATTTCATGGAAAAGCTCTTAACTGCTGGCAACAGGGATACCAATAATGCAGCTGTTGATTACAGCACCTTAGATCAGGGAATCCATGAATTCCGAAGACTCCGCCAACTCTTTCGATACATTGAAGACAGAGATTTGTGGAGATGGAAACTCCCTGACAGTAAGGCATTTAGCAGTGGTTTTGATGATTTGAAGATTGAATTTGATGTCAGATTAAATCCATCCATGTTTGACCAG TTGCGCTCTTTGGATCTTGAGTCTCTCATATCTCAAGGAAAGGTGAGCATATCTCGGAAACAGAAATTAATAGATGATGCCCTTGATCAGTCATTCGTAATAGCACTTGGTGGTGGAACATTTGGACATTGCCTg GCAGTAAATGCGGATGCTTTATTTGAGCTGAGAAGCGAGCTTGGCAATCAGTTGGCTATTAAAAGTTTTGAAATGAAGTTGAG GAGGATTGGAGCTGTTGTATACAAGGTACCTGAGCTTGAAAATGACCAAGTGTTGAAAATCAGCCTAAGGAGTGTTGACATTGAGGATACAACTCCCATTTCTCAG GAATTTGGTGGTGGTGGGCATCGCAATGCTAGTTCATTCATGTTAAAATCTGCCGAGTTTGAGAAGTGGAAGGTTATCAATAGCACAAGTGAATACCTCGTGGCCTGGCCAAAAAATAGCACAAGTGAATGCATTTAA